The sequence CCTCCTGACCGTGATTGGTTTCCGCTCGGGGCACGGCTCGCTCGGCTGCGCGGGTCCCGCTGGCGCGTCGTTGCGCTGGGGGACTTCTGCGAGCATCTCTGCACGGACACGTTAGAAGGAGCACCCAGGCATGGGTCGTCGTTTGTATGTCGGGAACCTCAACTACCGCACGACCGAGGACGTCCTCGGACATGCCTTCGCCGAGTTCGGGAACGTCATGGACGTGACGGTCATCGAGGGCAAGGGCTTCGGTTTCGTCGAGATGGAGTCCGACGAGGCCGCCACAAAGGCTCGTGAAGGTCTCAACGGCTCCGAGCTGGACGATCGCACGATCCGCGTCGACGAGGCGCGTCCGCGTCCTGAGCGCGGCGCTGGCGGTCCTCGCGGCGGCGGCGGATACGGCGGGGGCGGCGGTTTCGGCGGCGGGCGTGGCGGCGGTGGCGGCCGCGACCGCTGGTAAGTCGACCGCTGGTAAGCAACGTGCCCGTTCTGTCCTTCGGGACGCGGGCGACGGCGGGGCTGGGGTTCC comes from Candidatus Poribacteria bacterium and encodes:
- a CDS encoding RNA-binding protein, with the translated sequence MGRRLYVGNLNYRTTEDVLGHAFAEFGNVMDVTVIEGKGFGFVEMESDEAATKAREGLNGSELDDRTIRVDEARPRPERGAGGPRGGGGYGGGGGFGGGRGGGGGRDRW